The genomic DNA AACATTAAAATCTAATTTCGCTCGTGAGCTTGAGCAAGCACGTTATTTTGTTAATAAAAGATCAAAGCAAGCGATCGTCGCTCAAGAAGCAGGCGAATTACAACTACATGAGCGTGCGTTAGAAGAAGTAGCGTATTATGAAGGGCAAGTAACTCGATTAGAAGAAATGTATGCAGGTGTTGTAGATCAAATTGATGAGTTAGAGCGTCGTCTTGCTGAGATGAAAAATAAATTGAAAGAAATGCACGCAAAACGTATGGAATTAATGGCACGTGAAAATATGGCACATGCAAATCGTCGTATGAATACAGCGATGCATAAAATGGATGAAAATAATCCGTTCTTACGCTTTGAAGAAATTGAAGATCACATTCGTGACTTAGAAACTCGTATGAATGAAGAGCATGAACGTGACACATTTGATATGAAAATTGCAAAGCTTGAGCGTGAAATGAAAGAAAAGAATGATGTATCGTTAACGAAAGAGTTAACAAAATAATAGTAGTATATTATAAAACAGGCTTATGATATAGTGATAGGAGAAAAGGTGTTGGAAAGCAATGCCTTTTCTTCTATGTATATGTGACAAGAAGGGGGGAGCTGAAATGAAGAAGCATTTTTCAAAAACACAATTAATGGGGATGCTCCTCATCATATTTGGATTCGGTCTTTTTCTTGATATGATACTTGGACATTTTGAACCAGGTGGTCTCATTTTTGCATTTATTATGCTTATGTTTGGAAGGCATTATCGTAAAAAGAATCGTTATGTACGAGGAAATGTATTTTTATTTGTTGGTGGTATCGTATTTTTATTCTTCTTATTTTCATCAGCGGCATTTGTTCTTGTCGTATTTGCTTGTTTAGCTTTAATTGGTTATCAATTGATTCAACAAGGACATCAGCAAAAAGCAATGAAGGTTGAAATTAAAGAAAAAGGGATTATAAATGAAGAGAAGCAAATATATCGTACAGAGCCATATGTGAAAAATATGTTTGTAGGTAATGTACGAATGATGGATCATATTTATGAACTTGAGGATATAAATGTTCAATATGGTGCTTGTGATGTGGAGATAGATTTAACAACTGCTATGATTCCAGAAGGGGAGACAGTAATTGTTATTCGAGGCATCGTTGGAAATATTCGTTTATATGTGCCATATGATATTGAACTGTCTTTAAATCACTCTGTTATTGTCGGACGTGTGCTCTTGCCAGGACATGAAGAGACAGGTTTTAATCGCAATGTTACATTTAGAACAGAGCAGTATAAAGAAGCTCCTCGTCGTATTAAAATTATTTCTTCGCTTGTCGTAGGCGATACGGAAGTGAGGAAAGTATAATGAAGAAACAAAAAAATATTTCGTGGATGTATATTCGTTATTCTATGTTGTCCTCTGTTAGTATCGCACTTATTTGTACAATTGTATATGTATGGAAAAGCGAACAACAAGTGTATGATTTATTATGGAAGGAATCCATCGCTTCTGTTCCAATTGGCTTGTTTATTATGACTACAAGTTTACTTATCGGAGGGATTGTAGGATATGCAATCGGTTACTATATAGAGCAGCGCATACAAGGATTAAATACTTTTCTATTTGAAGTAGAGCGAGGGAATTTTCCGAGCGATGTTTCGTTTACTGCAGATGATGAATTTCATGAAGTGGAACGAAAAGTAATCGTTCTGGCTCGTCGATTAGAGGAGCAAGCTGGACTCTTTCAAAAGGTAACGAATGAACGAGCTCATTGGAATGAAGAGATGAGACAAGAAGCGATTTCCCAAGAAAGGCATCGATTGGCGAGGGAGCTGCATGATTCTGTAAGTCAGCAGCTTTTTGCAATGTCGATGATGATGTCGGCTATTAATGAACAAATAGCTGAATTTCCAGAAACGACGAAAAAGCAGTTGCAACTCGTTGAGAATATGGTTGTAAATGCACAGTCAGAAATGAGAGCGTTGCTTCTTCATTTACGCCCAGTGCAGTTAGAAGGTAAGAAATTAACAGAGGGTATAGAAGAATTATTAACAGAACTGTCTAGAAAGCAACATATGAAAATTGAATGGTTAATTGAACCAATTCAATTAAAAAAAGGTGTAGAAGATCACTTATTCCGTATTGTACAAGAGGCGCTGTCTAATACATTACGGCATGCGAAGGCAAAGAAAACGGAAGTACGTCTACGCAAAATTGAACAATATGCAATATTGAAGATAATTGATGATGGTGTCGGTTTTAAAGTTGGAGTTAATAAGGCCGGTTCATATGGTTTAAGATCAATGCAAGAGCGAGTTCATGAAATTGGTGGTACATTAAAAGTGCTTAGTTTTCCAAATAAAGGTACACAAATTGAAGTGAAAGTACCGATTATGATTGAGAGAGGGGGAGAGTCATGATAAAAGTATTACTAGTGGATGATCATGAAATGGTTCGAATGGGTGTATCAGCATATTTATCAACGCAGCCAGATATTGAAGTAGTTGGAGAAGCTGAAAATGGAAGAAAAGGTTCAGAGTTAGCACTGCAATTAAGACCGGATATTATTTTGATGGACCTTGTCATGGACGAGATGGATGGGGTTGAAGCAACACGTGCTATTATTCAGGAATGGCCAGAAGCGAAAATTGTAGTTGTAACGAGCTTTTTAGATGATGAGAAATTGTATCCTGTTATTGAGGCCGGAGCGACAAGTTATTTATTAAAAACATCAAGAGCGAGTGATATAGCGGACGCTGTACGGGCTACTTATGATGGAGAAACAGTATTAGAGCCAAAAGTTACTGGTAAAATGATGTCTCGTATGCGTCAGAAGAAAGAACAACCTTTGCATGAGGAGTTAACAGAAAGAGAGTCTGAAATTTTGTTATTAATTGCAGAGGGGAAAAGTAATCAAGAGATTGCAGATGAATTGTTTATTGCCCTCAAAACAGTAAAGACGCATGTGAGTAATATATTAAATAAGCTAAATGTAAGTGACCGGACACAGGCGGTTATTTATGCGTTTAGACATCAATTGACGAAATGATAAAGTGAAACTTTAATCAGTGGGGGGGATTCCCACTGATTATTAGTTTGCACCGAATCTTTTTTATTGACGCCAATAAATGTAAACGTTATCATTTAGTTGTTAACAGTACATACAAAGGGGAGAATGTATATGTTAGTTCAAACTATATTTGGCATGGATAAGTCTAAAAAATTAGGGGATTATGTGAACGCATTACAAGTACTTTGTGAACAATATAATGTTGAAACAGATAAAATTGCAATTGTTGAGGCGACAGAAGAGTACTATTTATTTTTAGTAAAGCAAGAAGATTGCTACGATGTTGTCAAAGTAGAAACAGT from Bacillus basilensis includes the following:
- a CDS encoding sensor histidine kinase; the encoded protein is MKKQKNISWMYIRYSMLSSVSIALICTIVYVWKSEQQVYDLLWKESIASVPIGLFIMTTSLLIGGIVGYAIGYYIEQRIQGLNTFLFEVERGNFPSDVSFTADDEFHEVERKVIVLARRLEEQAGLFQKVTNERAHWNEEMRQEAISQERHRLARELHDSVSQQLFAMSMMMSAINEQIAEFPETTKKQLQLVENMVVNAQSEMRALLLHLRPVQLEGKKLTEGIEELLTELSRKQHMKIEWLIEPIQLKKGVEDHLFRIVQEALSNTLRHAKAKKTEVRLRKIEQYAILKIIDDGVGFKVGVNKAGSYGLRSMQERVHEIGGTLKVLSFPNKGTQIEVKVPIMIERGGES
- a CDS encoding response regulator transcription factor; translation: MIKVLLVDDHEMVRMGVSAYLSTQPDIEVVGEAENGRKGSELALQLRPDIILMDLVMDEMDGVEATRAIIQEWPEAKIVVVTSFLDDEKLYPVIEAGATSYLLKTSRASDIADAVRATYDGETVLEPKVTGKMMSRMRQKKEQPLHEELTERESEILLLIAEGKSNQEIADELFIALKTVKTHVSNILNKLNVSDRTQAVIYAFRHQLTK
- a CDS encoding PspA/IM30 family protein yields the protein MKQSLFGRVRDAILADFHNVLDEKERKNPIAMLNQYLRDSEREITKIEKLIERHKTLKSNFARELEQARYFVNKRSKQAIVAQEAGELQLHERALEEVAYYEGQVTRLEEMYAGVVDQIDELERRLAEMKNKLKEMHAKRMELMARENMAHANRRMNTAMHKMDENNPFLRFEEIEDHIRDLETRMNEEHERDTFDMKIAKLEREMKEKNDVSLTKELTK
- a CDS encoding DUF3992 domain-containing protein, whose protein sequence is MLTVHTKGRMYMLVQTIFGMDKSKKLGDYVNALQVLCEQYNVETDKIAIVEATEEYYLFLVKQEDCYDVVKVETVDTNIDYYTKAYKISSFNHTAYQK
- the liaF gene encoding cell wall-active antibiotics response protein LiaF, translated to MKKHFSKTQLMGMLLIIFGFGLFLDMILGHFEPGGLIFAFIMLMFGRHYRKKNRYVRGNVFLFVGGIVFLFFLFSSAAFVLVVFACLALIGYQLIQQGHQQKAMKVEIKEKGIINEEKQIYRTEPYVKNMFVGNVRMMDHIYELEDINVQYGACDVEIDLTTAMIPEGETVIVIRGIVGNIRLYVPYDIELSLNHSVIVGRVLLPGHEETGFNRNVTFRTEQYKEAPRRIKIISSLVVGDTEVRKV